Part of the Nostoc sp. ATCC 53789 genome, CTGGCATTTTTGTGCAGGGTGATGACTATGAACCATTGCTTTATATACATTATGCAGGCTGGGAAATTTGGTATAACCCTAACATGCATACTTATCATCAAATACCACATTGGCGGCTGGAAAGAGATTATTTACTGACTTTGGCACGTGGCTGTGGCTTGTGTATTTTTCAGCTACGTTTGATAAATGCTAAAAATTGGCAAAAACCAATAATTTTTGTGAAAACTATTTTAGGAAACTTACGTAGAGTATTACAGCACCTCATTCAGTATAGAGGGCAATTTAAAACTAATCTAATTGCTCTTTTTGAGCTTAACTTTTACTTAGCTAGTATGATGAGTCCCTTTTATTCTTTAAGATGCAAGTTAGACAAAATCTTGAAAACAAGAAGTGTACAACATGATTAAGTCAACTTTAAATAAAACATTAGTTAGTGTAATTATCCCAGCTTACAATAGTGAAAAAACTATTAAAGAAACTATTGAATCTGTTTTAAATCAAACTTTTCACAATCTAGAATTAATTGTAATAAATGATGGTTCCCAAGACTCAACCTTAGAAATTATTACAAAAATTCCAGACTCACGAATAAAAGTATTTTCCTATCCCAATGCCGGGGGAAACGTTAGTCGTAACCGAGGGCTACACCATGCTGTTGGAAAATTTGTTAGTTTCTTAGATGCGGATGATATTTGGACACCTGATAAACTTAAATCTCAATTAAAGGCTTTGCAAGAAAACGTTACCGCAAAAGTCGCTTATAGTTGGACTGATTATATTGACGAAAATGGTGAGTTTATACTTTCGGGTAAGCGTGTTAAAGCTAATGGAAATGTTTATGAAAATTTACTACTAAATAACTTTTTAGAGAATGGTTCCAATCCTTTAATTTGTAGAAAAGCTTTAATTGCATTAGGTGGCTTTGACGAATCTCTAGGTGCGGCTCAGGATTGGGATATGTGGCTGCGATTAGCCTCTAAGTTTAATTTTATATGTGTCCCATCTGTACAAATCTTATATCGCATAACTCCTAATTCAGTTTCTTGCAATCTTGTCAGACAGGAAAGATCCTGTTTGCAAGTGCTTGAGAGAGCCTATAAAGAAAGACCTTCTCTACGAGACGCTACAGGAACGACACTAAAGGATAGTTGGAATCTTTGTCTGGCAAATTTATACAAATACCTGGTCTGCAAAGCTCTACAAAAGCCATTTAACAGAAAAAAAGGTCTAGCGGCGGCTATATTTTTGTGTAAGTATTTTATTTATAACCCTTCAAGACTTCAGAACATAAATTTCACCTTAAAACTGTCACTGAAAATTGTCACAATCCTTATTCTGCCGACCTTACTAGACATTATTACTAACCAGCGTCAACTTAGAAGGCAAGAAACTGAAACATTGCTCAACGACTGGGTAGTTGAAAAGCGATCAGAAAACAAAAATGGATATCCAGGTGCATTTACCGTCTCTAGTTAATGCAAAGAAGCTTTTGAATAAGCACTCCAGTAGTGGTTTTACCCTACCAGAGATGTTAGTAGTTGTTGTATTAATTGGTATATTAGCTACCCAGGGAATATCTAACTGGTTAGCTTTTGTAGAGACTCGCCGTCTCAACACTGCTCAAAACGAAGTTCACCTTGCTATTCATCAAGCCCGAAGCCAAGCCAGTAAGGAAAAGTTGACTTGGCAAGCCAGCTTTCGTGAGCAAAACGGCATTATTCAATGGGCAGTTCATCCTGCTACAGTAAATCCATCTACTGCTAATTGGAATAACATAGATTCCAATGTACGCTTAGATTCTGAGACAACCTTGCAATTGTCAAATGGCATACGCAAAGTTCAATTTGACTACAGAGGTAATTCACAAAATTTAGGACGGATCACGCTATCCAGTAGTTCTGGTGGTAAAGTTAAGCGTTGTGTTATTATTTCAACGATTTTAGGCACAATGCGAACTGCGAAGGAGCATACTACAGCCGATGACGGCAAGTATTGCTATTAAAATATTTTTAGTTTATTCAAATAAGGTATTGCGTGCTGAACTTACCAGCAAACCCAAAACAGCACCTGATTATTTTTACTCGCTA contains:
- a CDS encoding glycosyltransferase; the encoded protein is MIKSTLNKTLVSVIIPAYNSEKTIKETIESVLNQTFHNLELIVINDGSQDSTLEIITKIPDSRIKVFSYPNAGGNVSRNRGLHHAVGKFVSFLDADDIWTPDKLKSQLKALQENVTAKVAYSWTDYIDENGEFILSGKRVKANGNVYENLLLNNFLENGSNPLICRKALIALGGFDESLGAAQDWDMWLRLASKFNFICVPSVQILYRITPNSVSCNLVRQERSCLQVLERAYKERPSLRDATGTTLKDSWNLCLANLYKYLVCKALQKPFNRKKGLAAAIFLCKYFIYNPSRLQNINFTLKLSLKIVTILILPTLLDIITNQRQLRRQETETLLNDWVVEKRSENKNGYPGAFTVSS
- a CDS encoding type II secretion system protein, with the translated sequence MDIQVHLPSLVNAKKLLNKHSSSGFTLPEMLVVVVLIGILATQGISNWLAFVETRRLNTAQNEVHLAIHQARSQASKEKLTWQASFREQNGIIQWAVHPATVNPSTANWNNIDSNVRLDSETTLQLSNGIRKVQFDYRGNSQNLGRITLSSSSGGKVKRCVIISTILGTMRTAKEHTTADDGKYCY